TGGAACAACGCCGTGAGTACCGCCGCCGTGGGGCGTGGATGAATTACGGGCCTCAAGCTCATGAGCTGGCCGAGGCCAAGGTCGAGCACCCATGGTTGAAAGACGTTCCAGGGCATTGTCTGCAGCAGACGTTGATGGACCTGGACAGGGCATGCCGTGAGCATGGCACCTTCGGTGTGCGGTGGCGTTCAGCGCGGCGGTGGTCGCCATCGTTCCGGTTTCCCGAAGGGAACAAGATGGCGGTGGAGAAGCTCAACCGCCGCCATTCTCGGGTGAAGCTGCCCAAGCTCGGGTGGGTGAAGTTCCGGCAGACCCGCAGCTTGGATGGTGAAACCATCCGCTCGGCCACCCTCAGCCGTGAGGGCCAGCACTGGTATGTCTCTTTGCTGGTCGAGGACGCGGCCGAGAAGCCGGCAACCCATGCTGCTCCCAGGTCGGCGGTGGGTGTGGACCGCGGGGTGGTGGTGGCGGTGGCCACCAGCGACGGTGAGCTGCTGGACCGGGCGTTCGTCACCACCGGCGAGCAACGCCGCACGGTGGCGTTGCAGCGGACGCTGTCACGAGCCGCGAAGGGCTCGGCTAACCGCAACAAGACTTGTGCAGCCCTGGCGAAGGTGCGGGCTCGGGAGCGTCGCCGGCGGTTGGATTTCTGCCAGAAAACTGCCCACCAGCTAGCGCAGAACAACGCGGTGGTGGTGCTGGAGAAGCTGCCGGCCAAGAACATGACCCGGCGGGCGCAGCCCGTCCCGGACCCGAACAACCCGGGCAGTTTTCTGCCGAACGGCGCCGCTGCCAAGTCGGGCCTGAACAAAGCAATCTTGTCGAAAGGCTGGTACCGGTTCGAGCAAGCGTTACGGTCTGTGTCCCGCTACACCGGGACAGAAGTGGTGAAAGTTCCGGCAGCGTTCACGTCACAACGCTGCTCGGCGTGTGGGCATGTGGACCCGAAATCCCGCGAGAGCCAAGCGGTCTTCCGTTGCACCCACTGCTCACGCCCCGCCGAGCACGCGGACATAAACGCCGCCAAAAACATCCTGGCCGCAGGGCTTGCGGTCACCGCCTGCCGAGAATCTGCGGTGCCCTCGGGTGCTGCAGAGACGCCGACGCAGGAACCAGCAGGAAACCGCGAGGAATTACTGCTCCAACCCGTCTAACAGGTTGGAATCCCCCCGGCTTCAGCCGTGGGGAGGAACGTCAATTGCCTGCGTCAGTTGGCGAAGCTGGGTCGTCGCAAAGTGCGAGGCGCACGAAGTGGCAACGGTATGTGCAGGAGTTTAGCGCGCCGGAGTGAATGGTTGAGGATGT
This sequence is a window from Mycobacterium paragordonae. Protein-coding genes within it:
- a CDS encoding RNA-guided endonuclease InsQ/TnpB family protein produces the protein MLAGRRFRIEFTDEQAEYAERIGAVCRAVFNTGLEQRREYRRRGAWMNYGPQAHELAEAKVEHPWLKDVPGHCLQQTLMDLDRACREHGTFGVRWRSARRWSPSFRFPEGNKMAVEKLNRRHSRVKLPKLGWVKFRQTRSLDGETIRSATLSREGQHWYVSLLVEDAAEKPATHAAPRSAVGVDRGVVVAVATSDGELLDRAFVTTGEQRRTVALQRTLSRAAKGSANRNKTCAALAKVRARERRRRLDFCQKTAHQLAQNNAVVVLEKLPAKNMTRRAQPVPDPNNPGSFLPNGAAAKSGLNKAILSKGWYRFEQALRSVSRYTGTEVVKVPAAFTSQRCSACGHVDPKSRESQAVFRCTHCSRPAEHADINAAKNILAAGLAVTACRESAVPSGAAETPTQEPAGNREELLLQPV